A single genomic interval of Sulfoacidibacillus ferrooxidans harbors:
- the mnmA gene encoding tRNA 2-thiouridine(34) synthase MnmA, with translation MSKKPQDTRVVVGMSGGVDSSVTALLLKEQGYDVVGMFMKNWDEVDESGVCTAAADYEDVQRVCDQLDIPSYSVNFEKEYMDRVFQYFLDEYERGRTPNPDVMCNREIKFKELLQKALAIGADYLATGHYATLREREGEWLLGRSLDQTKDQTYFLHTVEQSAFAKTLFPLGQLKKTEVRDIALRSGLATAKKKDSTGVCFIGERNFGEFLSRYFPAQPGEMRTMSGTLIGTHQGLMYYTIGQRHGLGIGGSNGSGEPWFVVDKDIHKNILYVEQGFHNPHLYSEGLIASDVHFISNESLPFADTFRCTAKIRYRQPDRNVTVTRLPNGEYQVQFDEKERAVTPGQSVVFYADDLCLGGGVISHPLKVLT, from the coding sequence ATGAGCAAAAAACCACAAGATACTCGCGTCGTCGTCGGGATGTCAGGAGGAGTGGACTCCTCCGTCACCGCTCTGCTTCTTAAAGAGCAGGGGTACGATGTTGTAGGCATGTTTATGAAAAACTGGGATGAAGTTGATGAATCTGGCGTATGTACAGCTGCTGCTGATTATGAAGATGTGCAGCGTGTGTGTGACCAACTAGACATCCCAAGTTATAGTGTTAATTTCGAAAAAGAGTATATGGATCGCGTTTTTCAATATTTTTTAGACGAATACGAACGTGGACGCACTCCAAATCCAGATGTGATGTGTAACCGTGAAATTAAATTTAAAGAGTTATTGCAAAAAGCATTAGCCATTGGAGCCGATTATCTGGCGACAGGTCACTATGCGACATTGCGCGAACGAGAAGGCGAGTGGCTACTCGGGCGTTCACTTGATCAAACAAAAGACCAAACCTACTTTCTTCACACAGTTGAACAGAGTGCATTTGCAAAGACCCTTTTTCCGCTTGGACAACTAAAGAAAACGGAAGTCCGTGACATCGCGTTACGCTCTGGCCTTGCCACCGCTAAAAAAAAGGATAGTACAGGTGTTTGTTTTATCGGCGAACGCAATTTTGGTGAGTTTCTCAGTCGCTACTTCCCCGCTCAACCAGGTGAGATGCGGACCATGTCTGGAACCCTGATTGGAACGCACCAGGGACTCATGTATTACACCATCGGACAACGGCATGGGCTTGGTATCGGTGGATCAAACGGGAGCGGTGAGCCTTGGTTTGTCGTCGACAAGGATATCCATAAAAACATCCTCTATGTCGAGCAAGGATTTCATAACCCACACCTTTATTCAGAGGGATTAATTGCCTCTGATGTGCACTTTATTTCTAATGAGTCACTACCATTCGCAGATACATTTCGATGCACGGCAAAGATTCGCTATCGACAACCTGATCGTAACGTAACTGTCACTCGTTTACCTAACGGCGAGTATCAAGTGCAGTTTGACGAGAAAGAACGCGCTGTAACTCCCGGGCAGTCGGTTGTGTTTTATGCAGATGATCTATGTTTAGGCGGTGGCGTAATCTCACATCCATTAAAAGTTTTAACATGA